The following are encoded in a window of Fusarium falciforme chromosome 11, complete sequence genomic DNA:
- a CDS encoding Nudix hydrolase domain-containing protein codes for MIYPYNSEPIAGRQSREQAPMTFAAAADLSDFAISPAEFLASRPDIHNLIAGAMVFRSTPSSSPGITNLESLLLQRAPSDSFPLTWEIPAGTADPSVDQSIINVAVRELWEETHLRARRLFCSVGLGFSNGVTTLALTGEAEEARMDSDFNVCLLRVSGLTWAIVTFIADIEEGDREVVLRPDEHVAWAWVTEDEVKKGQFNHETGKNMELASEAMRMILLEGFKLRKEMTQE; via the coding sequence ATGATTTATCCTTACAATAGCGAGCCCATAGCGGGAAGACAATCTAGAGAACAAGCCCCAATGACTTTCGCAGCTGCTGCAGACCTTTCCGACTTTGCCATCTCTCCAGCTGAGTTCCTCGCTTCTCGACCAGATATTCACAACCTCATAGCTGGTGCAATGGTGTTTCGGTCGACGCCCAGTAGTTCTCCTGGCATTACGAATCTCGAAAGCCTCTTGCTCCAACGAGCTCCCTCAGATTCGTTCCCCCTTACGTGGGAGATCCCGGCGGGGACCGCAGATCCTAGTGTTGATCAGAGTATAATTAACGTCGCCGTCCGCGAGCTTTGGGAAGAGACGCACCTACGAGCCCGGCGCCTCTTCTGTTCGGTCGGATTGGGCTTCTCCAATGGCGTCACTACACTTGCGCTGACGGGTGAAGCAGAAGAGGCGAGGATGGACTCAGATTTCAATGTCTGCTTATTGCGTGTCTCGGGGCTGACTTGGGCTATTGTCACTTTCATAGCTGACATCGAGGAAGGGGACCGAGAGGTGGTGTTACGACCGGACGAACACGTGGCATGGGCTTGGGTGACTGAAgatgaggtcaagaagggacAGTTCAACCACGAAACAGGGAAGAATATGGAATTGGCCAGCGAAGCTATGAGGATGATTCTGTTGGAAGGGTTCAAATTACGGAAAGAGATGACCCAAGAGTAG
- a CDS encoding Aldedh domain-containing protein, with product MATTQQQGSNPYSLPFTLQDTDLLHFSSYVNGQFVSAHDNKVFDVLDPGTGKPWATCPDCTSADVEPAITSCYEAFQRYSKTTPRQRAKLLMKWHEIMLAAKEDLARILVHETGKPLAEARGEIDYALTFVWWFSGEADRGEHGTTMTCAIAGRRALTIKQPVGVAAALVPWNFPIALALRKVAAALAAGCTMVVKTSPETPLTAVAVAHLATRAGFPPGALNVLTTSLENTPAVAEALCLDSRVKKLSFTGSTRVGKLIASLCAKNLKKTTFELGGNCPFIVFDDANVEQAMEQLMALKWRHAGQACVTSNRLYVQSGIYDGFVEKLIGQTKALKLGHGMQEHTTIGALTTPRGLDKAEELYKDAVDKGATTVLGNGKRENGNGYFMAPTILTGMTDKMAMTNEEIFAPVLGVYRFETEDEVVKRANDTPLGLASYVFTKNVDRLLRMFEDLEAGMIGLNVGNSSSAEAPFGGIKDSGHGKESGKDVAIDEFLISKTGTLSIEGRY from the exons ATGGCGACCACACAGCAACAAGGGTCAAACCCATACTCTCTTCCTTTCACGCTTCAAGACACCGACCTCCTTCACTTCAGTTCCTATGTCAACGGCCAATTCGTTTCAGCCCATGACAACAAGGTCTTCGATGTCCTCGACCCAGGTACCGGGAAGCCATGGGCAACATGTCCCGACTGCACATCCGCCGACGTCGAGCCTGCCATCACCTCCTGTTACGAGGCGTTCCAGCGCTACTCCAAGACGACGCCGCGCCAGCGGGCGAAGTTGCTGATGAAATGGCACGAGATTATGCTCGCTGCGAAAGAGGATCTCGCTCGCATTCTTGTCCACGAAACCGGCAAGCCACTGGCTGAGGCTCGCGGCGAGATTGACTATGCCTTGACATTTGTCTGGTGGTTCTCTGGTGAGGCCGACCGTGGAGAGCATGGGACGACCATGACCTGCGCCATTGCCGGCCGCAGGGCCTTGACGATCAAGCAACCCGTCGGTGTTGCAGCCGCCCTTGTCCCATGGAACTTTCCCATCGCGCTCGCTCTGCGTAAAGTGGCCGCCGCATTAGCAGCAGGCTGCACAATGGTCGTCAAGACCTCTCCCGAAACGCCCCTCACAGCCGTCGCAGTAGCGCATCTCGCTACACGAGCAGGCTTTCCACCAGGTGCACTCAACGTGCTCACGACGAGCCTCGAGAACACACCTGCTGTGGCCGAGGCGCTGTGTCTAGACTCGagggtcaagaagctcagctTCACGGGCAGCACACGTGTGGGCAAGTTAATCGCAAGCCTATGCGCGAAGAATCTCAAGAAGACAACGTTTGAGCTCGGCGGAAATTGCCCGTTCATCGTGTTTGATGACGCCAACGTCGAGCAGGCAATGGAGCAGCTTATGGCGCTCAAGTGGCGGCATGCAGGTCAGGCTTGCGTAACGTCTAACCGACTCTACGTGCAGAGTGGTATCTACGATGGCTTTGTTGAGAAGCTCATTGGCCAGACAAAGGCGTTGAAGCTTGGGCATGGCATGCAAGAGCATACTACTATCGGTGCCCTTACAACGCCGAGGGGATTGGACAAGGCAGAAGAGCTGTACAAGGATGCTGTCGACAAGGGCGCTACGACAGTCCTGGGCAATGGCAAGAGGGAGAATGGGAATGGTTACTTCATGGCACCCACAATTCTCACTGGCATGACTGACAAGATGGCTATGACAAACGAGGAGATTTTTGCGCCTGTTCTGGGCGTCTATCGCTTCGAGAcggaggatgaggttgtaAAGAGAGCGAACGACACACCTCTTGGGTTGGCGAGCTACGTGTTCACGAAAAACGTTGACAGATTGCTGAGAATGTTTGAGGACCTGGAAGCTGGCATGATTGGACTG AATGTCGGTAACAGCTCCTCGGCTGAGGCGCCGTTTGGAGGAATCAAGGACAGTGGGCATGGGAAGGAGAGTGGAAAGGACGTTGCTATCGATGAGTTCCTCATCAGCAAGACTGGGACATTGTCTATTGAAGGAAGGTATTGA
- a CDS encoding MFS domain-containing protein, whose product MAKHTTAYNRLVTVAVAFGSLTYGYCSSVIGGTIGQPGWYSFFGLPKQGEAGYSTKTTQAISTANGIYSAGGAISTLFIMWAATALGRKRSIQIGGAFALVGGALQGGRILAGIGIGILVTVCPMYMSELAPHDKRGWLVGHHAIFLVFGYMLSGWLGYACYFATSRMPDFAWRFPLCMQCLAPLVLLVASVWIPESPRWLLQRGRVEDAWAVVRNLRKSPEDPDDVVAREEIYQIKEQIALDAAKLDALGCGPWMAVIKKKSYRKRMAIGFLTQWGAEFAGPLIINNYSVILYTNLGQTGSMPLLLSALWLTTAGIIYNPLGAWLHDKVNSRRWMFMAGLFGCLITTSGLAACIAEFAGTSNKAGNAAGVFFVFLYLAFQGTLCDTTMYIYVAEIFPTEIRPIGMGFSLFGQFTSTIILLQTAPIGFVHVGWKYYLVIIVWCIFFIPIVYLYFPETAKLSLEEISARFGDDVAVHVNDAPDEQRKDLDKFLDKLDVAHMENSGKESKGGA is encoded by the exons ATGGCTAAGCACACAACCGCTTACAACAGGCTGGTCACAGTTGCTGTTGCATTTGGCTCACTT ACATATGGCTACTGCTCTTCAGTCATCGGGGGCACTATCGGACAGCCAGGATGGTACAGTTTCTTTGGCCTGCCTAAGCAGGGCGAGGCAGGCTACAGCACCAAGACTACCCAAGCCATCTCGACCGCAAACGGAATCTACAGCGCAGGCGGCGCAATTAGCACACTGTTCATCATGTGGGCTGCGACTGCCCTTGGAAGGAAGAGGTCTATTCAGATTGGAGGGGCCTTTGCCTTGGTGGGAGGAGCCCTGCAGGGTG GACGCATCTTGGCAGGCATCGGTATCGGCATCCTCGTCACGGTCTGCCCTATGTACATGAGCGAGCTCGCACCACACGATAAACGGGGGTGGCTTGTAGGCCACCACGCCATCTTTCTTGTCTTCGGCTACATGCTCTCAGGCTGGCTTGGGTACGCCTGCTACTTCGCCACATCACGCATGCCAGACTTTGCTTGGCGATTCCCTTTGTGTATGCAGTGCCTCGCCCCCCTCGTTTTGTTAGTGGCCTCTGTCTGGATACCCGAGTCTCCACGCTGGCTCTTGCAGAGGGGTCGAGTCGAAGATGCGTGGGCGGTTGTACGTAACTTGCGAAAGTCTCCAGAGGATCCCGACGACGTGGTGGCTCGAGAAGAGATCTATCAGATTAAGGAGCAGATTGCCCTGGACGCCGCAAAGCTCGATGCGCTGGGTTGCGGGCCTTGGATGGCTgtgatcaagaagaagagctaCCGCAAACGCATGGCGATAGGCTTCCTCACTCAATGGGGTGCCGAATTTGCTGGCCCTCTCATTATT AACAACTACTCCGTCATTCTGTACACGAACCTTGGTCAAACTGGGTCCATGCCTCTCCTACTCTCCGCCCTCTGGCTCACCACGGCCGGCATCATCTATAACCCACTGGGTGCCTGGCTTCACGATAAGGTCAACTCACGTCGGTGGATGTTCATGGCAGGCCTCTTTGGCTGTCTGATTACTACGAGCGGCCTTGCTGCCTGTATCGCCGAGTTTGCCGGAACCTCGAATAAGGCGGGCAATGCGGCTGGggtcttcttcgtctttctCTACCTAGCATTCCAGGG AACCCTTTGCGATACCACCATGTACATCTACGTGGCAGAAATCTTTCCAACAGAGATCCGCCCAATCGGCATGGGATTCTCCCTCTTTGGCCAATTCACTAGCACCATCATTCTGCTCCAGACAGCCCCTATCGGGTTTGTCCATGTTGGTTGGAAATACTACCTGGTAATTATTGTTTGGTGTATTTTCTTTATCCCTATCGTTTACTTGTATTTTCCCGAGACCGCCAAGTTATCTCTGGAGGAGATTTCAGCCCGATTCGGCGATGACGTCGCTGTCCACGTCAACGACGCTCCGGATGAGCAACGCAAAGACCTTGATAAGTTCCTCGATAAGTTGGACGTTGCCCATATGGAGAATTCTGGAAAAGAGAGCAAAGGCGGAGCCTAA
- a CDS encoding 3-isopropylmalate dehydrogenase produces the protein MTAKTLRILVLPGDHVGPEIMAEALKVLDVIEASRPDLRFERDTDIVGGCSIDKHGTPITDAVLDKAVASDAVLFGSIGGPEWAGADPTPESGLLKLRQKLDAFANLRPCEILVPSLVGASPIKPELISGTKFIVVRENCGGAYFGVKKEEADIASDLWVYSRPEVERLAQVSAAVARILHASTGAEGKPVVWSADKANVLASGRLWRRATTDIFEKQLSDVELKHQLADSLAMLMVKDPKRFNYSVIHTDNTFGDILSDISGGLTGTLGVLPSASLAGVPGEGSCKGLYEPVHGSAPDISGRDLANPVAEILSLAMMLRYSFLLEKEAAAVEQAVIKVLDAKENGGLEIRTRDLGGSAKCSEVGDAVRQVLMGLLE, from the coding sequence ATGACTGCTAAAACTCTtcgcatcctcgtcctccccGGCGACCATGTCGGCCCTGAAATCATGGCCGAGGCCCTCAAAGTCCTCGACGTAATTGAGGCCAGCCGTCCAGACTTGCGTTTCGAGCGCGACACGGACATTGTCGGCGGCTGCAGTATCGACAAGCACGGCACACCCATCACTGACGCTGTCCTCGACAAGGCCGTCGCCAGCGACGCTGTGCTCTTCGGCAGCATCGGCGGCCCAGAGTGGGCGGGCGCTGACCCTACACCCGAATCAGGACTTCTGAAGTTGCGCCAGAAGCTCGATGCCTTCGCCAACCTAAGGCCATGCGAGATTCTCGTCCCGAGTCTTGTTGGTGCCTCACCAATTAAGCCTGAGCTTATTTCAGGCACCAAGTTCATCGTGGTGAGGGAAAACTGCGGCGGCGCGTACTTTGGcgtgaagaaggaggaggcagaCATTGCATCTGACCTGTGGGTGTACTCGCGGCCAGAAGTTGAGAGGTTGGCACAAGTGAGCGCTGCTGTCGCCAGAATTCTGCATGCTAGCACCGGCGCCGAGGGCAAGCCGGTTGTCTGGAgcgccgacaaggccaatgTCCTTGCGAGCGGGCGACTTTGGCGTCGTGCAACAACAGATATCTTTGAAAAGCAGCTATCCGATGTGGAGCTGAAGCATCAGCTCGCTGATAGTCTGGCCATGTTGATGGTCAAGGACCCCAAGCGCTTCAACTACAGCGTCATTCACACGGACAACACCTTCGGCGACATCCTCTCTGACATCTCAGGTGGTCTCACAGGCACATTAGGCGTCCTGCCCAGTGCCAGTCTCGCCGGTGTTCCTGGAGAGGGCTCATGTAAGGGCCTATACGAGCCAGTCCACGGTAGCGCGCCGGACATCTCGGGCAGGGACCTCGCGAACCCTGTCGCCGAGATTCTGAGCCTGGCTATGATGCTACGGTACTCGTTCCTACTGGAGAAAGAGGCCGCGGCTGTGGAGCAGGCTGTCATTAAGGTGCTCGACGCGAAGGAGAATGGCGGATTAGAGATCAGAACAAGAGATCTGGGGGGTAGTGCAAAGTGTAGCGAGGTTGGGGATGCAGTTCGTCAAGTGCTAATGGGGTTATTGGAGTGA